The region GCTTTGCAGAATCTTTCACAAAATGTAGAGAAACTTGAATTAGTTTCTGAACCAATAATCGTAAAGCCTTCTCCCCTTGATGAGAAAAAGCAAAACAATAGCACAAATAATATAATTAATGTTCCCGCTCTTTCTGAAACATTTAAGCCAGATGAAGATATTATAAAAAGTTGCTTTTCAAGTTTTACAGAACAACCTGACTTTTATGCAGAACCTTGGAAATTAAGACGGAGTCTTGATTCATCAGATATTGAAATTATGGATGATTGGTTCTTTAACATGGGCGGAAGAGGTTCTCTTGAAAGTAGAGGATCTCGACAAAAAAATGCCTTGTTATCAGCAGGTTTAATATCGATTCTTGGCGAATTATATGGAGATCAGTTTCAGACTCTTATTTTAGCTTCGGAGCCTGAAAGATTAGGTGAATGGAGAAGAATTCTTCAAGATTCGCTTGGTCTCACAAGGGATGACTTTGGACCTAGTAGTGGTATTGTTCTTTTTGAAAGGCCTGAAGGTGTTATCGAGAGAGCTGATAGATTAGAAGCGAATGAAGAATTGCCATTTATTATCATTGATGCAGCAGAAACATCTGTTGAAATTCCAATACTTCAATTCCCATTATGGGTTGCATTTGCTGGCTCAGATAATGAAATTTACGATGATCTTGAATTAAACTAAGCTTTATGACTATATTAATAATTTTTATAAGCTATCTTTTAGGATCACTTCCGACAGGTTTTTTAATTGGAAAATATCTCAAAAATATAGATTTAAGAACTATAGGTTCTGGATCTACAGGTGCCACAAATGTCTTAAGAAATGTTGGGAAATGGCCAGCACTTTTTGTATTTATCATTGACGTTGGGAAAGGCCTTATTGCAGTAAAAATTGCTCAAAATTACACAGATCAAGGATTAATAGAAGTTATAGCAGGGATATCAGCCATCTCAGGACATATTTGGCCAATATGGCTTAGAGGTAAAGGAGGGAAAGCTGTTGCAACTGGATTAGGTATGTTTTTAGCTATTTCTTGGAAAGTTGGACTCGCATCTCTTGGTATTTTTTTAATAGTCCTAACAAAAACTAAATTTGTTTCTTTATCCAGTATTTCAGCGGCAATCTTACTTCCTATTTTTATGTTTTTTTACCTAGGTAAATTTATGCACTCATATTTTTTTATAAGTTTAATTGTGGCATTATTAGTAATCTGGAAACATAGAACAAACATAACAAGATTGCTTAATGGAGAAGAATCCAAAATTAATCAGAATCAATAGATTTAAATATTTCTATTAGAGCTTTATTAGGATCTATAGCTTTTGATATTGATCTACCAATTACTAACTTAGAAGCGCCATTATCTAAAGCTTCATAGGGAGTCATAATTCTATTTTGATCATTTTTATTGTCAATATTAAGTCTGATGCCTGGTGTAATAAGTTCAAAATTATCCTTATAAATTGATCTCAACATTTTTACCTCCCAAGGGGAACAAACACATCCATCTAATCCGGCATCAAAAGACAATTTTGCAAGTCTCAATACATTTTCTTCAATTGTATTATTTCTATCAAGATCAGTTTGAAAATCTTTAAGAGAAAAGCTTGTTAAAACAGTTATTCCTACAACAAACGGAGGATTAACACTGACAGAGGAGGCTCCTTCCAAAGATGCTTTCTTCGAATCCCTTAGAGCTTTTAGACCTGCTGAAGCATGAATTGAAATTATATCAACCCCTAATTTTGAAACTTGGAAACATGCTGAACGCATGGTATTAGGGATATCATGAAATTTTAAGTCTAAAAAAATTTTTTTATTTAAACCTTTTAATACTTCAATAACTCTTGGACCTTCCCTCACAAAAAGCTCTAAACCAACTTTCACCCACTTAATATTAGGACATTTTTTCAAAAGTAATTTTGCTTGACTTACATCTAATCCATCAATTGCCAATATTATTTTATCTTCTGAATTAAATCTTTTATTCATAAATTTTCAGTTTTCAAACCTCTTAATTATTTTTTTTCCAATTTGCAAAATTTTCCCTTCCAAATCATTTTTTGAATTAAAAACTAAATCAGGATTTATTAATTTCTGACTATCAATTTTTACACCCCCACCTTTAATCGATCTTTTGGATTCGCTGCTAGATTTAAAAAGTTTTAGAGCACTCAACAAGTAAAAAAACTTTACTGGGAAAATTACTTCTTTTAAAGAAATATTTGGAATTTCTCCAACTTTTTCTTTCTGTCCAAGGAATAATTTTTCACAGTTTGATTGCGCCTTTAATGCTTCTTCAGGCCCATGGAATAAGGTAGTAACTTCTAAAGCCATTCTTCTTTGTAATTCACGAGGATTTGAGTTTTCAAGAAAACTTAAATCTACTTCAGTAAGTAATTCAAAATAGGTAGGTATTATGTTATCGGGTACTTTTTCTAATTTTGAATACATTGAAAGAGCATCTTCAGTTAAACCTACAGTATTAAATTCAGATTTACTCATCTTCTTAATTCCATCTAAACCTGTCAAAATTGGTAACAGAACACCAAATTGAGGCTCTTGTTTAAAATGCCTTTGAAGATCCCTTCCTATTGCAATATTAAATTTCTGATCTGTACCTCCCAGCTCAATATCTGATTGAACAACAACCGAATCATAACCTTGTAATAGCGGATATAAAAATTCATGCAAAGAAATTGGAACTTGTGAAGTATATCTTTTATTAAATTCCTCTTTAGCTAACATTTGACTAACTGTTGCACTCCCCATTAATTCAATTATCGAATTCAGATTTAATCCTTTTAACCATTTACTATTGTATCTAATTTCTATTTTATCTTTTGAATCAAAATCTAAAATAGATTCATTAGCTGGCTTGCCCATTCCTAGTTGGGTTAGATATGTTTTTGCATTATCTTTAACTTGTTTTTCGGATAACTGCACTCTTGTTTTATTTTTTCCAGTTGGGTCACCTATTTGAGCAGTAAAATCACCAATAATTAAAACTGCAATATGTCCATTATCTTGGAATGCCCTAAGTTTTTTAAATAAAATGCTGTGCCCAAGGTGAATATCGGTTCCAGTTGGATCGATACCTAGTTTAACCCTTAATTTTTTATTATTCTTTTTCGCATTATTAATTATCTCTGAAAAAGTTTTATCTATTCCCTTAATTGGAAAGTACTCGTCTATTCCTCTTGACAGCCATGATGGCAATATTGATTTATCAGACATAAAGCTTTAACAGTTAAGTTTAAGAAGTTTTATCAAGTTCATCCTTCATTCTTATTAAGGTTTTGTTCATCTGATCAAACATCTGATCAGGAGTAATCCCAAACTGACTTAACTGTGTCTTTAATTGCTCCACTGTCATTTTTGCTTGAAAATCTTCGGACAATTCAAATCTCTTCATAAAAACTTTATAACGATCCATAAGAGATTCCATTTTTTTTATAAACATTTTTTTCCCCTCTCTATCAAATTTTCCGTAATCAGATCCAAGCTTCATGAGGTCTTGGTAATCAGTAAAAAGCTTTTTAGCTTCTTCTTGTACTATGTCTGACTCAAAAAATCCCATTTCTATTTTAACTTCACAAGATTTAGGCTCAATTACAACATAACAAGAATCTTATGAATTGATTAGAACATTAATAAAATTTTAGTTTATAAATAATTCTATGATTTATTTATATTCAGAATTAAATTTAAAAAACATGTCTCGAGATTTTTGGAAAACTTCAACTTGAATAATATTTCAAACCAAAATAGACAAATTGAATTATTTGGTTCAAATGTAAGTACATCAGCAACTTTTCAACACACAAAAAATCTAAAAATCAAAAGCGAAATCCTAACTGAATGGAGAAATAAAATATATAATCACCAATTCAAAATTTCAAAAGATACTCACAATAAAACTTTTCACCAAACAAGTCTTTCTATAAATAATATTTCAAAAGAAAGAAAAATTGATCCGTTTTCCCTGCAGCCATTATCATTGAACTTCTGGAGAACCAATCAATATATACACACTGGTCCAGCAATGTATTTCGTAGTTGACTCGATGGAGAGTTCTAAAATAATCTTATATATAGGAGAAACAAATTCAGCTAATAAAAGATGGAAGGGAGAACATGACTGCAAAAATTATCTCATGAACTATAAAGAAGCCCTGGCTCATAACAAACTCTCAAGTCGCCAAGATATTCGTTTCTTCTTAGATGTACCTAAAGACGTAAAATTAAGACGTAAATTAGAACAGCAACTGATATATTTATGGTTACCACCTTTTAATAAAGAAACTCGAGATAGGTGGGCTACTACTTTCACAAACAACTAAAAGTTAATTAAATCTATTTTACAAATGCAATTTTCCACATTCCAAAACAATCTTGATAACTGGCAAGGTGCTTTATTAATTTTTGGAGTTTTAGAGGAAGAAATTGCAAGCCAACTTGAAAACATAAAATTTGTTATTGACCCAAAATTATTACTAAAAAAAGTTACTCAAAAAAAATTCAAAGGAGAAAAAGGGAAAACTTTAAGTTTTGAATTTTTAGATCAAAAATTAGAAACTTTAATCATAGTTGGTCTTGGCAAATCAAAAGACCTAAATAAAAGTGATATAGAAAACTCTATAGGAAAACTAGTTAGGGAAACTGTTGATAAAAATGAAAAAGTCAGTATCTTACTACCTTGGGAATTAATAAATCCACAATTAACAATAAATCAATTAGCAGAGTCAGCTAGATTATCCGCCTATAAAGACAATAGATTCAATAAGAAAAAAGATGATAAGAAAGTTCTTAAAGAAATAGAGTTTTTGAATTTAAAAAAATTTGAGAATATTAGCTTTGAAGAGACAGCACAAATATGTGAAGGTGTAGAACTAGCTAGAAGACTTGTAGCCGCCCCTCCAAATAGTCTTACCCCTCAGGAAATGTCTATACAAGCTTCTCAAATTGCTAAAGATCATGGTTTGGAAGTAAAAATTCTAGAAGCAAAAGATTGTGAAGATTTAGGAATGGGTGCATATTTAGCTGTAGCAAAAGGGTCTGATCTAGATCCTAAATTTATACATCTTACTTTAAAATCAGAGGGTCCCATAAAAGAAAAGATTGCGCTTGTTGGTAAGGGTTTAACCTTTGATTCTGGAGGATACAATCTGAAAGTAGGAGCCTCTCAAATTGAAATGATGAAATATGATATGGGCGGAAGCGCTGCAGTTTTAGGAGCAGCAAAAGCAATTGGAGCAATCAAACCAAAAGGATTAGAAATTCATTTTATTGTTGCATCTTGCGAAAACATGATAAATGGATCTGCAGTACACCCTGGAGATGTAGTTAAGGCATCTAATGGTAAGACAATTGAAATAAATAACACTGATGCAGAGGGTAGACTGACATTAGCTGATGCTTTAACTTACGCATCCAATTTAAAACCGGATTCAATAATAGATCTTGCAACTTTAACAGGAGCTATTGTTGTTGCATTAGGGAATGATGTAGCTGGATTCTGGAGCAATAATGATGATTTGGCAAATGACCTAAAAGCTGCATCAGTCCAGTCTGGAGAAGAATTATGGCAAATGCCTTTACAAAAATCTTATAAAGAAGGGTTAAAGTCTCATATAGCAGACATGAAAAATACAGGTCCAAGAGCAGGCGGATCAATAACTGCTGCTTTGTTCTTAGAGGAATTCTTCGATAAAAAAATTAGATGGGCTCATATTGATATTGCTGGGACTTGTTGGACTGATAAGAATAAAGGAATTAATCCATCAGGTGCAACCGGTTTTGGAGTTAAAACTCTTGTTCAATGGATTAAAAATAAATAACTATATTTAAATCATTCATTCCAAAGATTTGTTGATCTAGCGTTATCACCCCATAATTTATCCAACCTCTGATCTCTCCCACATGAGAATCTATAGAACTTATATTTTAATTCATTTCTCTCAGCAAAATCCTGATGATATTCTTCAGCCAACCAAAATTGATCTTTTGATTTTAGTTCTACAGATATTTTTTCTAATGGTACACGCAATTCTTTAGAAGCGGAAAAAATTGCATTTATAGCATCACTTTCCTCAGTTGCACCTTTGAAAAAGATCACTGGCCTATAAGAATCTCCACGATCACAAAATTGACCCTTGCCATCCAGAGGATCAATATTTCTGAAATAGAGCCTAAGTATATCGGGTAAAGTTACCAACTTGGGATCATAATTAACCAAAACAACTTCTTGATGCCCATCATGATTTTCGTATGTAGGATTTTGAAGATTTCCTCCTGAGTAGCCACTTTGCACAAAATTTATCCCCTTTAAAGACTCTAAATCATGTTCTAAACACCAAAAACAACCTCCTGCAAGAATCAATTCTTCTGCAAGTGTATTAAGAGGGTTAATGAAAATTGAAAAGGCAATTATTAAAGGTAAGAAATATTTCATTCATTTATTATAGAGTTCAAATAATAGAATTAATAATCTCTTTAGCAGCTCTTTCGACTACACCCTCTTCTCCTAATTCTTTCTTTAGGAGAGCATAACCTTTTTTGATTTTTACTTTTTCTGATGTCAGATCTAGATATCTGCAAGCTTGGTGAAAAACTTTCTTTTCATTAAAATTTTTCTGGACGAACTCAGGTATTACTAATTTCTTTAATAGAAGATTCACAGGTGAAATAAATCTCACCTTGAAATTAAGAATTTTTCTTGCGATAAAGGCAGTAACTCTACTAACCTTATATCCAACAATCTGTGGTATGCCATATAAAGCCAATTCCATATTCACTGTGCCTGATTTACATAAAGCTAGTTTTGTTAATGAATAAATATAAGGCTTCAATTCAGAATCATCCTGCTGAGAAATAACTTTGCCTTTAATTTCATATTTTTCTAAACCCTTTCTAAATTGTTCATCAAAAACCCTCCTACAGGATGGAATATAAACGACAAGACTTGGGTATTTTAGTTGCAATTTTTTTGCAGTTTTCAAGAAAGTGGGCAAGATGTATTTTAACTCTTGAGATCTTGATGCTGGCATTAAAAGTAAGATATTCTGGTTTCCTCGAAGTTTGAGAATTGTTCTAGAGTCTTTCTTGGAAGGCAACCTTCTTGCTAAATCAATCATTGGGTGACCCACCCAAAAAACATTTCCGCCTCTTCTTCTATAAAACTTTGCCTCCTGTTTAAAAATTGCAAAAATTTTATCTGAAAATTTAATTAAATTTGTGGTGCTATTATTGCCAACTCTCCATGCCCATTCTTGAGGAGCAATATAATAGTATATTGGAATATCACTTCTTGATCTTTTTAATTTAGTCCCAATTTTAATATTAGGTCCCATGTAGTCGATCAAAATCAAGCAATCTGGAGGATATTTCTTTAGTAATTTATAAAATTTTTTTTGAATTCTTAATGTTGGGAGAATAAGAGGTAAAGCCTCCCAAATTCCTATTGCACTAATTGAAGTAGTATCTTGAAGAATTTTTACACCTTCCTTCTTCATTCTTTCACCACCTAATCCACAAATTTCTAAATCTATAGATTTTTTTCTGGCTTCATCAAATAAAGCTTTTGATAACAAACTTCCGTGCAAATCTCCAGAAACTTCTCCAGTACTTATAAAAATCTTTTTATTCATAAATTCACTAAAGGCATTGGACCGCGCCTATTCTTAGATATTGATTCTTTTAAAAAAATACATAATTTTGAAGATGAAAGATCTAATTCTCCTTTCATTATATTTTCTAAAGAATTAGAAATTGGATCATCAGATTTAAAAAGAAGATTCCAAGTACTTTGAAGTAATTTCAAGTTAAAATTTTTGTTTTCCATCAAACCACTTCTTTTGATTCCAATTCTATTCAAACCTCTTAATCTACCTGGATGACCTTCGGCCAAACAGAAAGGAGGTACGTCCCTATCTACTCTAGTCATTCCTCCGATCATCGCTAAATATCCTATATGGACAAATTGATGTATACCTAAGCACCCACCAATAATAGCTTTATCTTCTACCTTTACATGCCCAGCGACTTGGACACTATTTGACAAAACAATTCCATTGCCAAGCTCGCAATTATGGCCTATGTGACTGTAAGCCATTAACAAATTATTGCTCCCAATAATAGTTTTTTCCCCTTCATCAGTTGCCTTATTGATAGTTACACATTCTCTGAAAGTATTGTTATCCCCAATAATAACTTCAGAATCTGCACCTTTATATTTAAGATCTTGGGGATCAAGTCCAATAAATACATTAGGAAAAACTTTATTATTACATCCAATCTGAGTTCTCCCAGTAATAACTGCATTTGAGCCTACCTCGGTTCCCTTCCCGATAGTCACATTCGGACCGATAGTAGCTCCTTGAGAAACAATCACACCTTCGTGCAATTTAGCACTTGGATCAACAAAAGCATTTGGGTGCACTTTTACACCACTAAAACTTGAATTAAATTGAGTATTTTCCATATCTCTAATCCACTAATGAAAACATTAAATCTCCAGAACAAACCAACTTTCCATCAACATGAGCCTCTCCTTTCACTTTGCCAAATCTTTTTCTTTTAATACTCAATAACTCGCAAGAAATTAGCAGTTGATCTCCAGGCACAACAGGTTTTCTGAATTTAACATTATTTATTCCAGCAAAAACAAAAAGTCCTTTAGGAAGATCAGGCATTTGCGTAACTATTATTCCCCCAACTTGAGCCATTGATTCAACTATAAGTACTCCTGGCATTAAGGGCCTTTCGGGGAAATGTCCTTGAAATTGAGGCTCATTTATAGTTACATTCTTTACTGCAACAGCCCGCTCTCCAGGAATATGCTCTATTACTTTATCCACAAGAGCAAAAGGATATCTATGGGGTAAAAGCCCTAAAATATTCTCAGAAGAGAGTTGATTTTTTTCAATAGATGATTTCTTTTCCAAAACAATTAAATTAAAAGTTAATTTTTTAGTGATGAGGCCAATAAAGCATTTAAAGAATGTGATCCTTTGTAAACCAAAATTTGGGCCTTAGGTAACCCTACCAAAGCCAAGTCCCCAATGAGATCTAAAATTTTATGTCTTATTGGTTCATTATCAAATCTTAATGGGGGATTAACCCATCCATCTCCATCACAAACAAGTGCATTTTCTAAACTTCCACCTTTTATTAATCCGAGTTCACTTAACTCCTGAAATTGATCCTTAAAACCAAATGTTCTTGCTGGAGCAACCATTTCAACGAAACTTTTTGGATTTAAGTCAATTACAAAAGTTTGATTACCAATTGCTCTGTAAGGGAAGCTTATGGTCGATATGATTGTAGTTTTTTGACATGGGGTAGCAGCTATTATTGAATCATCTTTATTTAAAATTATTGATTTATTAATCTCCCTAAAGAAATTATTTGGTTTAGGTGCTTTTTTAATACCCACCTCTTCAAAAGCTTTTACCCACTGAATTGCTGAGCCATCTAAAAGTGGGATTTCCTTTCCATCAACTTCAATATGTATATAACTTAAGCCGCAACCCGAGAGTGAAGACAATAAATGTTCAATTGTATATAGATTTCTTCCACCTAATTTAATTGCCGTACAAAGCATCGTACTTCCAATTAAATCTTGAGTTAGTTTGAAAATCTCGTTGGGTTGATCCCTGAAAGAAATATAATATCCCTCTTTTTCATAGGAAGAAATTTTAACTCTTGTTTTTTCTCCACTATGAAGTCCTATACCTTCTCTGGAGACAACCCCAGATAATGTATAGCAAGAATCATAATTAGTTGGCCAAGAAAACACTTAAAACTTCCATCCAACTCCAAGTGTATATCGCCAATCTCCACTTAATTCCTTACTTGCAACATCTAATCTTAAGGGACCAATTGGCGTTTTCACTCCAACTCCACCTCCAATCGAATAACCAGAACCTGATTTCTGCAATAATTTACCAGGCCTTCCAGGGACATCCTCTTGAGAGCCCAAGTCACTTCCAGCATCTACGAATAAGGCTCCTGAAATCATTCTCCAAACAGGGAATCTATATTCTATTGAGCCCTCAACAAAACTTTTACTAACAGCTAAATCACAAGATCCCCAACCTCTTACAGATGAAGTTCCGCCAAGACAGAATGCTTCATAAGGAGGTAATTCTCCAATTATAGTTCCTGCTGTTAATTGAAAACCTATTGCTTGAGGACAATCCTTGCTTGAAGAATTACTAGACTTACATGCTTTGGTTAAATTTATCAATTTTGTTGGTATGAAAAATGAATATTTGGCTCTCGTTCTATTAAAAGTTGGAGAGTTTTCCCCCACAGAAACAAACTGCTCAGTCCCAAAACTAAATTTATTTCCTGAAGTTGGGTTTGCAAAATCATTCAAATTATTTCTAGTTGTACTAGCGATTACACTTACCAATGTATTTTCCTCAGGACATAGTCCATCATTGGAAGTAAACCCAATACAAATAATATCGTTTATGTTGCCTGTAGTTGGTGTCATATCTCCATATGGTCTTATATTCCCACTACCATCAATCATCTTTACTTTCTTAAAATTCATCCCTGCAAGAACTTTCCATTTAGAAACTTTAAATGGGTCCCCACCATTAAGAGGCCTTGAGAAAGAAAATCCACCTCCTGTTTTCTCTAAAACTATTGTTGAAAAAGTATCATTGTTTGTAGTATTAGTATCATCAACAGCGTATATTTTATTGTTTTCACCAATAAATTCTTGTGGATAATCCCTACTCAGAAAAATATTTGTTCTAAAAGAAGTTTTATGTTTATCTCCTTTAATCCATGGGTCAGATATAGAAAAATTGTAAGTCGTTGAATATTCTCCAAAATTTAGATTTAAATTAGTAGACCAGGCTCTACCTAAAGTATTTGTTTCCTGCAAGCCAACTGTGGCAAAAATACCTGAACCATTACTGTAACCAAGACCACCAGTCAATGATCCTGTTCTTTGCTCGCTCAAGTCTAAAAAGATAACGACTTGGCCAGGATTTAAATTATCAGGACCAAGAGATACTTTGACATCATCAAATAATGATGTTGCATAAAGTCGACGTATATCAGCCTCTAAAGTTTTTCTATTAAAAATGGTTCCTGGTTGTGATTTCAATTCTCTTTTTATGACCCAGTCTTTTGTTTTCCCTTTTCTAGGTTTGCCATCGATGACAGATTCACCATCAGATCCTGGAAATCTTAATTTGATATCAGATATAATTCCTTCAGACAATTTTAATGTTACTATTCCATTTTGTGAGATTCTATCTGGGCCAAAAATTCTAACTAAAGAGTAGCCCTCATTTTCATAACGTTTTTTTATTATTTCTATCTTGCTTTGAAGTTCTTTTAGATTAAGAGTGGTTCCGTAGTAATTATTAAAAATACTATCTAAATACTTATCAGAGATTAAAGAGTTTACAGGTTTAATTTCAACTTTCTTCAAAATTGGATTTGGTACTACACTTACAATTAACCTCACTCCTAATGGACCATCTTGGGACTTTATTTTAACGTCTGAAAACCAACCACTAGCGTATATTGAATTAAGATCTTGATTTAAAATTTGATTATTAACAATACTTCCTGGCTTTATACTCATAGAATCATATGCAGCCAATTCTAGTTTTCTGCCCTCGGGATGATTTTCCCAACCTTCGATAATTATTTCTGAAATGA is a window of Prochlorococcus marinus XMU1419 DNA encoding:
- a CDS encoding BamA/TamA family outer membrane protein, whose product is MQKHFLKFRKVFTNIACPPLILIANNSELAAKFLPNDFNQSISNLEKINKNFDLFQGLKTKKEKNLIIAENKKNINQESVLISEIIIEGWENHPEGRKLELAAYDSMSIKPGSIVNNQILNQDLNSIYASGWFSDVKIKSQDGPLGVRLIVSVVPNPILKKVEIKPVNSLISDKYLDSIFNNYYGTTLNLKELQSKIEIIKKRYENEGYSLVRIFGPDRISQNGIVTLKLSEGIISDIKLRFPGSDGESVIDGKPRKGKTKDWVIKRELKSQPGTIFNRKTLEADIRRLYATSLFDDVKVSLGPDNLNPGQVVIFLDLSEQRTGSLTGGLGYSNGSGIFATVGLQETNTLGRAWSTNLNLNFGEYSTTYNFSISDPWIKGDKHKTSFRTNIFLSRDYPQEFIGENNKIYAVDDTNTTNNDTFSTIVLEKTGGGFSFSRPLNGGDPFKVSKWKVLAGMNFKKVKMIDGSGNIRPYGDMTPTTGNINDIICIGFTSNDGLCPEENTLVSVIASTTRNNLNDFANPTSGNKFSFGTEQFVSVGENSPTFNRTRAKYSFFIPTKLINLTKACKSSNSSSKDCPQAIGFQLTAGTIIGELPPYEAFCLGGTSSVRGWGSCDLAVSKSFVEGSIEYRFPVWRMISGALFVDAGSDLGSQEDVPGRPGKLLQKSGSGYSIGGGVGVKTPIGPLRLDVASKELSGDWRYTLGVGWKF